The following proteins are encoded in a genomic region of Oceanisphaera profunda:
- a CDS encoding cold shock domain-containing protein — MEGKVFQWKDDKGFGFIQPSDGSERLFFHISSVKNQSNRPQVGDVVFYEAERDTQNRLKATSVIIGDSKDSAAFTPRYIKTSSPKKGVFDYLLVFTMFASLSFVSYQYYLSNELGDIWYYGLPAVVAFLLFNKQKQPKEKHFNCTGCHTVAEYDPRTLSAWNAGFTQLYCRQCHIKWLKNKPKYATQPEYNSSISKSGSSSGCLGMLLVLVFLPIVTSVGLYHWLI, encoded by the coding sequence ATGGAAGGTAAAGTTTTTCAGTGGAAAGATGATAAAGGATTTGGTTTTATTCAGCCTAGTGATGGCTCTGAGCGACTGTTTTTTCATATTTCTAGCGTAAAAAATCAGTCCAATAGACCTCAAGTGGGAGATGTTGTTTTTTATGAGGCTGAGCGCGATACACAAAATAGATTAAAAGCAACCAGTGTTATAATTGGTGACAGTAAAGATTCTGCGGCATTTACCCCGCGCTATATTAAGACCTCGTCGCCCAAGAAAGGTGTTTTTGACTACCTGTTAGTGTTCACTATGTTCGCCTCTCTCAGTTTTGTTAGTTACCAATATTATCTCAGTAATGAGCTTGGTGATATTTGGTATTATGGTTTGCCTGCTGTGGTGGCTTTCTTACTTTTTAATAAGCAAAAGCAGCCTAAAGAAAAACACTTTAACTGCACGGGTTGCCACACAGTGGCCGAGTATGATCCTAGAACACTATCGGCGTGGAACGCGGGTTTTACACAACTTTACTGCAGGCAATGCCATATAAAATGGCTGAAAAATAAACCTAAATACGCGACTCAGCCAGAATATAATAGTTCTATCAGCAAGTCTGGCAGCAGCTCAGGTTGTTTAGGAATGCTGCTGGTATTGGTCTTTTTACCCATTGTCACCAGTGTGGGCTTATATCACTGGCTTATTTAA
- the recC gene encoding exodeoxyribonuclease V subunit gamma yields MLAPLSPGFMVLQGNRLEDLREVAVHWLAQHPLRPLEDECILVQSNGMAQWLKMALATNPQGRGIAAALNVQLPGRFIWQAYRSVFAELPTSSPFDKTPLTWRIYRLLGDWPSLQASLGDQAEALGPLAGFLTADQDPRRRYQLAANLSDLYDQYQLYRADWLSAWEAGQDIIITASGQRQPLALEQRWQACLWRLLSEDIHQEVNSDTDAAWATASRALVHQQFIKECQAYTPENRPADLPRRVIVFSIASLPRQTLELLQAIAKFTQVMIFATNPSQHYWGDLIEGKALLKREYRRIAERKTPANLNLEDLHAYGHPLLASWGKQGRDFLHLLDEHDQPDSYRQHFNQQKIDLFSEPGDGCLLHQLQSDILNLCPLAERQARHSVIDPKLDNSLQFMAAHSPQREVEILHDQLLASFAEAKAKGEILNPRDILVMVPDINIYAPHIQAVFGRYLSSNDDSDAPRDQRYLPFHISDQSQRSQNTLLIALEKLLHLPQSRFTVSELSDLLDTPALRERFGIAEADLPTLRHWIHGANIRWGLNGAQRQQLQLPALEQNTWLFGLQRMLLGFAVGNHASWQGIEPYQEVAGLEAALVGPLALLLDALQQAQQQLLVEHTPASWLSLIESLMADFFVETSAADNWAVTNLEMQLENLQAAWQEGGLCEELLPIEVVREELLNGLDQPSLTQKFLGGSINFATLMPMRAIPFQQLWLLGMNDGDYPRNVRPADFDLMALDYRPGDRSRREDDRYLFLEALLSTRQRLVVSWIGRDIRDNTERPPSVIVSQLRDHIKAGWQLMANTEHTEHVEHAEPPQDLLAALTTEHPLQPFSQRYFEQDRDPRLFTYAREWRALHQRTAQAVQLEPQAHAVLTELAPWQPEAAITLVDLGRFLRTPSMYFYQHRLGIQWFDNDQEMEDNELFSVNGLDSWSLRQQLIQRVTQQLTQQPQLVIADSLTDGLASLQRAGSLPMAPFATLVQAALTDELTTPLSEYQQLLAAYPLHLAIEVQQLQLGELQLSDGVADIRHNGEGDYVRLIMQASNLHIGNSIKYYNLVRQWPVHLFAQLRQPVATHLLGPATHLVLPAMAAEAAQALLLDILSAYQAGMDQLLPLPCKTAFATLVASAKPQEVYEGGHSTEQYANQGELAETPPLQQYWPDYERLTQDSRFMDFAKLVYHPLVEATQ; encoded by the coding sequence ATGCTTGCGCCTTTATCTCCGGGCTTTATGGTATTGCAAGGCAACCGCTTAGAAGACCTGCGGGAAGTGGCCGTGCACTGGCTTGCCCAGCATCCCCTTAGGCCCTTAGAAGATGAATGCATCTTGGTGCAAAGTAACGGCATGGCCCAGTGGCTCAAAATGGCCTTGGCCACTAATCCTCAAGGGCGAGGCATAGCGGCGGCACTTAATGTGCAGTTGCCGGGGCGCTTTATTTGGCAGGCCTATCGCTCGGTGTTTGCCGAGCTGCCTACCAGCTCACCGTTTGATAAAACACCGCTAACGTGGCGAATCTATCGGCTGTTGGGAGATTGGCCCAGCCTGCAAGCAAGCCTTGGAGATCAGGCCGAAGCGCTAGGGCCGCTGGCCGGATTTTTAACTGCGGATCAAGACCCACGGCGACGCTATCAATTGGCGGCCAATTTATCGGATCTTTACGACCAATATCAGCTGTACCGTGCCGATTGGTTAAGCGCGTGGGAAGCCGGCCAAGATATTATTATTACCGCCAGCGGCCAGCGCCAGCCCTTAGCCTTAGAGCAGCGCTGGCAAGCCTGTTTATGGCGTCTATTAAGTGAAGATATTCATCAAGAGGTGAACAGCGACACCGATGCCGCCTGGGCTACGGCCAGTCGCGCCTTAGTACATCAACAGTTTATTAAAGAATGCCAAGCCTACACTCCAGAAAATCGCCCCGCCGACTTACCGCGCCGGGTGATCGTATTCAGTATTGCTTCTTTACCCCGCCAAACCTTGGAGCTATTACAGGCCATCGCCAAGTTTACCCAAGTGATGATTTTTGCCACCAACCCCAGCCAGCATTACTGGGGGGATTTAATTGAGGGCAAGGCGCTGTTAAAGCGCGAATATCGGCGCATTGCCGAGCGTAAAACGCCGGCTAATTTAAATCTCGAAGACTTGCATGCTTATGGCCATCCGCTGTTGGCCTCTTGGGGGAAACAAGGTCGAGATTTCTTACACCTGCTCGATGAGCACGACCAACCGGATAGCTATCGCCAGCACTTTAATCAGCAAAAAATAGACTTATTTAGCGAGCCGGGCGACGGCTGCCTGTTGCATCAATTGCAGTCGGATATTCTTAATTTATGCCCACTGGCGGAGCGTCAAGCTCGGCACAGTGTGATTGACCCTAAGCTCGATAACAGCCTGCAATTTATGGCGGCTCACAGCCCTCAGCGAGAAGTAGAGATTTTACACGACCAACTCTTAGCCAGCTTTGCCGAGGCGAAGGCCAAGGGTGAGATATTAAATCCGCGAGATATTCTGGTGATGGTGCCGGATATCAATATTTATGCGCCGCATATTCAAGCGGTGTTTGGCCGTTATCTTTCCAGCAATGACGACAGCGACGCGCCACGGGATCAGCGCTATTTACCTTTTCATATTTCAGACCAAAGCCAGCGTAGTCAAAATACGCTGTTGATTGCCTTAGAAAAATTGCTGCACTTGCCGCAATCGCGTTTTACCGTGAGCGAGCTGTCTGATCTATTAGATACGCCGGCCCTGCGCGAGCGCTTTGGCATTGCTGAAGCCGACTTGCCCACGCTGCGTCATTGGATCCACGGTGCCAATATTCGTTGGGGATTAAACGGTGCCCAGCGCCAGCAATTACAGCTGCCTGCTCTAGAACAAAACACCTGGCTATTTGGTTTACAACGCATGTTACTTGGCTTTGCGGTGGGCAACCACGCAAGCTGGCAAGGCATAGAGCCCTACCAAGAAGTAGCGGGGTTAGAAGCGGCACTGGTTGGCCCCTTGGCGTTATTATTAGATGCCCTGCAACAGGCCCAGCAGCAACTGTTAGTCGAGCACACGCCGGCCAGCTGGTTAAGCCTGATTGAAAGCCTAATGGCGGACTTTTTTGTCGAGACCAGTGCGGCGGATAACTGGGCGGTCACTAACTTAGAAATGCAGCTAGAAAACCTGCAAGCCGCTTGGCAAGAAGGCGGTCTCTGTGAGGAGTTATTGCCGATTGAGGTAGTGCGTGAAGAGCTATTAAATGGCCTGGATCAACCCAGCCTCACCCAGAAGTTTTTGGGCGGCTCGATTAACTTTGCCACCTTAATGCCGATGCGCGCCATTCCCTTTCAGCAGTTGTGGCTGCTGGGCATGAACGATGGGGATTATCCGCGTAATGTGCGCCCTGCCGACTTCGACTTAATGGCCCTCGACTATCGCCCCGGCGATAGATCGCGCCGTGAAGATGACCGTTACTTATTTTTAGAAGCGCTGCTCTCCACCCGTCAACGCTTGGTGGTGAGCTGGATTGGCCGAGATATTCGCGATAATACCGAGCGGCCGCCGTCGGTGATCGTCAGTCAATTGCGCGATCATATTAAGGCCGGTTGGCAGCTGATGGCTAATACCGAACATACTGAGCATGTTGAGCACGCTGAACCACCTCAAGATCTATTAGCCGCGCTCACCACAGAGCACCCCTTACAGCCCTTTAGCCAACGCTATTTTGAGCAAGACCGAGACCCGCGGCTGTTTACCTATGCCCGCGAATGGCGGGCATTGCATCAGCGCACGGCGCAAGCAGTGCAGCTTGAACCCCAAGCCCATGCGGTATTAACCGAACTGGCGCCTTGGCAGCCCGAAGCGGCCATTACCTTGGTTGATCTGGGACGTTTCTTACGCACCCCCTCCATGTACTTTTACCAACATCGCCTGGGCATTCAATGGTTTGATAACGACCAAGAGATGGAAGATAACGAGCTATTTAGTGTTAACGGGCTCGATAGTTGGAGTTTAAGGCAGCAGCTTATTCAACGGGTAACCCAGCAGTTAACCCAGCAGCCGCAATTAGTGATTGCCGACAGCTTAACCGACGGTTTGGCCAGTTTGCAGCGAGCCGGCAGCCTGCCCATGGCACCCTTTGCGACCCTAGTACAAGCCGCGCTGACCGACGAGCTAACCACGCCGCTTAGCGAATATCAGCAATTATTAGCCGCCTATCCTCTGCACTTAGCCATAGAGGTGCAACAGCTGCAGCTTGGTGAGCTGCAGCTTAGCGATGGCGTGGCGGATATTCGTCATAATGGCGAGGGCGACTATGTACGACTGATCATGCAAGCCAGCAACTTACATATCGGCAACAGCATTAAATATTACAATTTAGTACGCCAGTGGCCGGTTCATCTGTTTGCTCAATTGCGCCAGCCCGTCGCCACCCATCTCTTAGGCCCTGCCACCCACTTAGTGCTGCCAGCCATGGCCGCCGAGGCCGCCCAAGCACTGTTACTCGATATCTTGTCCGCCTATCAAGCAGGCATGGATCAATTGCTGCCCCTGCCCTGCAAGACGGCGTTTGCCACGCTGGTGGCTTCGGCCAAGCCACAAGAGGTTTATGAAGGCGGTCACAGCACCGAGCAATACGCCAACCAAGGGGAGCTGGCCGAGACACCGCCCTTGCAGCAATACTGGCCCGATTACGAGCGTTTAACTCAGGACTCGCGTTTTATGGATTTTGCCAAGTTAGTCTATCACCCCCTAGTGGAGGCCACCCAATGA
- a CDS encoding DsrE family protein: MTTLQVLIHAPTIAALHRALSNVRNLLQLSPNAEIELVVNGPAMPEAITISNPEIKSRLRLCQNSLRTQGLTAPADMQQISAAILHLSERQQQGWSYVRA; the protein is encoded by the coding sequence ATGACCACCCTGCAAGTTTTAATTCATGCGCCCACGATAGCAGCACTGCACCGCGCCCTGTCTAACGTGCGCAACTTACTGCAGCTTAGTCCGAACGCCGAGATTGAACTGGTAGTAAACGGCCCCGCTATGCCTGAGGCTATCACCATTAGCAATCCTGAGATTAAAAGCCGACTGCGGTTGTGCCAAAACAGCCTGCGCACCCAAGGCTTAACTGCACCTGCCGACATGCAACAAATCAGCGCCGCCATCTTGCACCTAAGCGAGCGCCAACAACAAGGCTGGAGTTATGTGCGGGCGTAA
- the hglS gene encoding 2-oxoadipate dioxygenase/decarboxylase HglS — translation MSTHVTAAYVTTDHIRNLFSSAMSAMYQTEVPLYATLLKLVAKVNQATLAKQPQLAEQLKANGELARLSVERHGAIRVGTADELAMLRRLFAVMGMYPVGYYDLSAAGVPVHSTAFRPIDRAALARNPFRIFTSLLRLDLIDNPQLREQAAAILAKRDIFTPRVRELIGNYEQGGLTEPQAREFVAEALETFRWHPTSTVDLATYQALQQAHPLIADVVCFRGPHINHLTPRTLDIDEAQLRMPKAGMAAKALIEGPPQRRCPILLRQTSFKALEESIRFTDGQVGAHSARFGEIEQRGVALTAKGRALYDALLAKSGESAQAPSDAPLDNQAHQRQLTVVFTAFPDDFGVLRQHDLAFFTYQLTPAGLAARGRYSVASLPDKETLLAQGLLSATPLTYEDFLPVSAAGIFQSNLGLTTRTEPSLGSHAAPAQQAVLSQSQAQFEQALGACVIDPFALYAEQEQASYELAIQALLGRIPI, via the coding sequence ATGAGCACCCATGTGACTGCTGCTTATGTAACCACAGACCATATTCGCAACCTGTTCTCAAGCGCTATGTCTGCCATGTATCAAACGGAAGTGCCTTTATACGCCACTTTGCTAAAGCTAGTGGCCAAGGTGAATCAAGCCACATTGGCCAAGCAGCCACAATTGGCCGAACAACTCAAAGCCAATGGTGAGTTGGCGCGCCTTAGTGTGGAGCGCCATGGGGCGATTCGCGTCGGTACGGCAGACGAGCTTGCTATGCTACGGCGCTTGTTTGCTGTCATGGGCATGTATCCGGTGGGTTATTACGACTTGTCTGCCGCCGGCGTGCCGGTGCATTCCACCGCCTTTCGCCCGATTGACCGTGCGGCACTGGCGCGCAATCCGTTTCGGATCTTTACCTCTTTACTGCGTTTAGATCTGATTGATAACCCACAGCTGCGTGAGCAAGCGGCGGCGATATTAGCCAAACGCGATATTTTTACTCCCAGAGTGCGCGAGCTCATTGGCAACTATGAGCAGGGCGGCTTAACGGAGCCGCAAGCCCGCGAATTTGTCGCAGAAGCACTCGAAACCTTTCGTTGGCACCCCACATCCACTGTGGATTTAGCTACCTATCAGGCGTTACAACAAGCGCATCCGTTAATTGCTGATGTGGTGTGCTTTCGCGGACCACATATTAACCACTTAACTCCGCGCACCTTAGATATTGATGAAGCGCAATTACGGATGCCCAAGGCTGGTATGGCTGCAAAGGCGCTGATTGAAGGCCCACCTCAGCGGCGCTGCCCGATTTTATTACGCCAGACGAGTTTTAAGGCATTGGAAGAATCGATTCGCTTTACGGATGGTCAAGTTGGGGCTCACAGCGCGCGTTTTGGTGAAATTGAGCAACGTGGCGTTGCACTCACCGCTAAGGGCAGGGCGCTGTATGATGCGCTACTTGCCAAGTCTGGTGAGTCTGCTCAAGCGCCGAGTGATGCTCCACTAGATAATCAGGCTCATCAGCGTCAACTGACTGTGGTGTTTACGGCGTTTCCTGACGATTTTGGCGTGCTTCGTCAGCACGATTTGGCTTTTTTTACTTATCAATTAACACCCGCTGGTTTAGCGGCGCGCGGTCGTTATTCAGTTGCTAGCTTGCCAGATAAAGAAACGCTGCTGGCTCAGGGTCTATTGAGCGCGACACCCCTTACCTATGAAGATTTTTTGCCGGTCAGTGCCGCAGGGATTTTTCAATCCAATTTAGGCTTAACGACACGCACTGAGCCGTCATTAGGTTCTCACGCAGCACCCGCCCAACAAGCAGTGCTTTCTCAGAGCCAAGCCCAGTTTGAACAAGCACTAGGTGCCTGCGTTATTGACCCATTCGCACTCTATGCCGAGCAAGAACAGGCGTCTTATGAACTAGCGATTCAGGCATTACTCGGGCGAATACCGATATAG
- a CDS encoding BCCT family transporter — protein sequence MTDNDNKDVIAPEGDVNPINTDYQVGQDNVALQIGPFGLDIHNRVFMISGLAIVAFVILTLAFQNQVAPLFADLRDWLTSSLDWFFLSVGNIFVLVCLGLIISPLGRVRIGGTKATPDFTYVGWFSMLFAAGMGIGLMFYGVSEPLSHFGTSFGGITLENGVRTDWAPLGGAAGDSAAANSLAMAATIYHWALHPWAIYAVLALGLAIFSFNKGLPLTVRSVFYPLLGERVWGWPGHLIDVLAVIATMFGLATSLGFGASQASAGLNYLFDTPLGTTTEVVLVIVITGIATISVLAGLDAGVKRLSEINMALAALLLLFVIIVGPTLLILSGFFTNLASYVEHLPALSMPFEREDANYSQGWTAFYWAWWISWSPFVGMFIARVSRGRTVREFLVSVLLVPSTACVLWMTAFGSTAIDQLVSKGYEAAANAAVPLQLFIMLDALPLAQITSFIGIILVVVFFVTSSDSGSLVIDTIASGGKVNSPKPQRVFWCGFEGLVAIALMLGGGLAALQAMAVSTGFPFAIVLLVSCVSLIKGLMSEPR from the coding sequence ATGACAGATAACGACAATAAAGACGTGATTGCCCCCGAGGGGGACGTCAATCCCATTAACACCGATTACCAAGTAGGGCAAGATAATGTGGCCTTGCAGATAGGCCCATTTGGGTTAGATATTCACAACCGTGTATTTATGATCTCAGGATTGGCCATAGTGGCGTTTGTGATCTTAACGTTGGCCTTTCAAAATCAAGTAGCCCCGCTGTTTGCTGACTTACGGGACTGGCTCACGTCCAGCCTAGATTGGTTTTTCTTGAGCGTGGGTAATATTTTTGTACTGGTGTGTTTGGGGTTAATTATTTCTCCCTTAGGCCGAGTACGCATTGGTGGCACTAAAGCGACGCCCGATTTTACCTATGTGGGCTGGTTTTCTATGCTGTTTGCTGCCGGCATGGGCATTGGCTTAATGTTTTACGGCGTGTCTGAGCCGTTATCGCATTTTGGCACTTCATTTGGTGGCATTACCCTTGAGAACGGCGTACGCACCGATTGGGCCCCGTTAGGGGGTGCTGCAGGTGACAGTGCGGCGGCAAACAGCTTAGCCATGGCTGCCACCATTTATCACTGGGCGCTGCATCCATGGGCTATTTATGCGGTGTTGGCGTTGGGTTTAGCGATATTTTCGTTTAATAAAGGGCTGCCACTGACGGTGCGCTCGGTATTTTATCCGCTGCTGGGTGAGCGAGTGTGGGGCTGGCCTGGACATTTAATTGATGTGTTGGCGGTGATTGCCACCATGTTCGGTTTGGCAACCTCACTCGGTTTTGGTGCCTCTCAAGCCAGTGCGGGTTTGAATTATCTGTTTGATACTCCTTTGGGTACTACCACCGAGGTGGTGTTAGTGATAGTGATCACGGGCATTGCCACTATCTCTGTGCTGGCAGGTTTGGACGCCGGCGTTAAGCGGTTATCAGAAATCAACATGGCGTTAGCCGCCTTACTGTTGTTGTTTGTGATTATTGTTGGCCCTACTTTGCTGATACTGAGCGGCTTTTTCACTAACTTAGCCTCCTACGTTGAGCACTTACCGGCGTTATCTATGCCGTTTGAGCGTGAAGATGCCAACTACTCTCAGGGTTGGACCGCCTTTTACTGGGCATGGTGGATTTCTTGGTCTCCGTTTGTGGGTATGTTTATTGCTCGTGTCTCTCGTGGCCGTACCGTGCGTGAGTTTTTGGTGTCGGTACTGTTAGTACCTTCAACTGCCTGTGTGTTGTGGATGACGGCGTTTGGTAGTACTGCCATTGACCAGCTGGTGAGCAAAGGCTACGAGGCGGCAGCGAACGCGGCAGTGCCATTACAGTTATTTATTATGTTGGATGCGTTGCCACTGGCACAGATCACCTCCTTTATCGGCATTATTTTGGTGGTGGTGTTCTTTGTTACTTCATCTGACTCTGGCTCTTTGGTGATCGACACTATCGCTTCTGGCGGTAAGGTGAATTCACCTAAACCGCAGCGGGTGTTCTGGTGTGGTTTTGAGGGCCTGGTTGCCATTGCTCTGATGTTGGGTGGCGGTTTAGCAGCCTTGCAGGCCATGGCGGTCTCGACTGGCTTTCCGTTCGCCATTGTCTTATTGGTGTCGTGTGTGTCTTTAATTAAAGGTCTGATGTCTGAGCCCAGATAA
- a CDS encoding helix-turn-helix transcriptional regulator produces the protein MNSASLKHLTIIDFHLAFFGRLRRADLMLHGEISVATTSRALSEYREQFPDRVNYDASLKTYFAADDFVPAFSHQVRDALNFIAHGKIERFIGEARESELSQLPTLSSNLTVAIVRQITAALTLGKPIDIDYYSASSQRKVRCVYPLAIFEAADAWYVRGYDVNEADFRVFRFSRVFSASPVDADKIGANSAVPVDLDWQQYVTLTLMPHPKHANPDALKLDLGLVDKPVCNISTRKALAGFVLRTLRVDASLQAVLSPVEHSLYLANRHELLAVESMVLAPGFNAD, from the coding sequence TTGAATAGCGCATCCCTAAAACACCTCACTATCATCGACTTTCATCTGGCTTTTTTCGGCCGACTGCGCCGAGCAGACTTAATGCTGCATGGCGAGATCAGTGTGGCCACCACTTCTCGGGCGCTGTCTGAATACCGTGAGCAATTTCCCGACCGCGTCAATTACGATGCCAGTTTAAAAACCTACTTTGCGGCAGATGATTTTGTGCCGGCGTTTAGCCATCAGGTACGAGATGCACTCAATTTTATCGCCCATGGCAAAATTGAGCGCTTTATTGGTGAGGCACGAGAATCCGAATTATCGCAACTGCCCACGCTATCGAGTAATTTAACGGTAGCCATAGTGCGCCAAATAACCGCGGCCCTCACGTTAGGGAAGCCGATAGATATTGATTACTACTCGGCCAGCTCTCAGCGTAAAGTGCGATGCGTGTACCCCTTGGCCATTTTTGAGGCGGCAGATGCTTGGTATGTTCGTGGCTATGATGTGAATGAGGCTGATTTTCGGGTGTTTCGCTTTAGCCGAGTATTTAGCGCCAGCCCAGTAGATGCAGATAAAATTGGTGCTAACAGCGCAGTGCCCGTCGATCTCGACTGGCAGCAATACGTGACGCTCACTTTAATGCCACACCCTAAGCATGCCAATCCCGACGCGCTAAAACTGGACTTAGGACTGGTTGATAAACCGGTGTGTAATATCAGCACCCGCAAGGCTCTGGCCGGATTTGTATTGCGAACGCTGCGGGTGGATGCGTCTTTACAGGCGGTATTATCACCGGTTGAGCACTCGCTTTATTTGGCTAACCGCCATGAGTTATTAGCCGTGGAGTCCATGGTGCTCGCCCCCGGCTTTAACGCCGACTAA
- a CDS encoding CoA transferase subunit A, with the protein MAGFDKRVASYAEALAGLTDGMTVLAGGFGLCGIPENLIREIKRLGCNNLTLVSNNCGVDGFGLGLLLEDRQIRKIIASYVGENALFEQLLLSGELEVELTPQGTLAEKVRAGGAGIPAFYTATGFGTDIAQGKEVREFNGRSYILETAITGDFAIVKGWKADYYGNVIYRHTARNFNPLMATAGSITVVEVEELVEPGQLDPDQIHTPGIYVDRVICGLFEKRIEQRTVSD; encoded by the coding sequence ATGGCAGGTTTCGATAAACGCGTAGCCAGTTACGCCGAGGCATTAGCAGGATTAACCGATGGGATGACGGTATTAGCTGGCGGCTTTGGCTTATGCGGCATTCCCGAAAATCTGATCCGCGAAATTAAACGCCTAGGCTGTAACAACCTCACGCTGGTTTCTAACAACTGTGGCGTAGACGGCTTTGGTTTAGGGCTATTGCTTGAAGACCGGCAAATTCGCAAGATAATCGCCTCTTATGTGGGCGAAAATGCCCTATTTGAGCAGCTGTTATTAAGCGGCGAACTGGAAGTAGAGCTCACGCCACAAGGTACGCTCGCGGAAAAAGTACGCGCCGGTGGCGCCGGCATCCCAGCCTTTTATACTGCCACTGGTTTTGGTACCGACATTGCTCAGGGCAAAGAAGTACGAGAATTCAATGGTCGCTCTTACATCTTAGAAACCGCCATCACCGGGGATTTTGCCATCGTTAAAGGCTGGAAAGCCGATTACTACGGCAACGTTATTTATCGCCACACTGCTCGTAATTTTAACCCGTTGATGGCCACCGCCGGCAGCATTACCGTGGTCGAAGTCGAAGAGCTGGTCGAACCCGGCCAACTGGATCCCGATCAAATTCATACCCCGGGCATTTATGTAGATCGAGTGATCTGCGGCCTGTTTGAAAAGCGCATCGAGCAACGCACCGTGAGTGATTAA
- the yghU gene encoding glutathione-dependent disulfide-bond oxidoreductase, with product MSDKHQVPEYQVPRVWQPPQADDGKWSQINRPVSGATHEKILPKGEHPLQLYSLGTPNGQKVTIMLEELLVLGEQGAEYNAHLINIGEGDQFSSGFVAINPNSKIPALLDCSLDAPQRVFESGAILLYLAEKFGRLLPTDLGKRTEVLNWLFWLQGSAPYLGGGFGHFYAYAPVKIEYAINRFTMEAKRQLDVLDKQLAEHTYIAGDEYSIADIAIWPWYGNLVLGQTYGAAEFLDVNAYVHVQRWAKEIAKRAAVQRGRIVNRTSAQGGLFVEHRHSAADIDAVLSR from the coding sequence ATGAGTGACAAGCATCAAGTGCCCGAGTATCAAGTACCTAGGGTCTGGCAGCCGCCGCAAGCAGATGACGGTAAATGGTCGCAAATCAATAGGCCGGTATCCGGCGCGACCCACGAAAAAATATTACCTAAAGGCGAACATCCACTGCAGCTTTATTCTCTGGGCACGCCCAACGGCCAAAAAGTCACCATTATGTTGGAAGAGCTGTTGGTCTTAGGCGAGCAGGGTGCCGAGTATAATGCGCACTTGATCAATATTGGCGAGGGCGATCAATTCTCTAGCGGCTTTGTGGCGATCAACCCCAACTCAAAAATACCGGCACTGCTGGATTGCTCGCTTGATGCACCGCAACGGGTGTTTGAGTCGGGCGCTATTTTGCTCTATTTGGCGGAAAAGTTTGGCCGCCTGTTGCCGACAGATCTTGGCAAACGTACTGAAGTATTAAATTGGCTGTTTTGGTTACAAGGCTCGGCGCCGTATTTGGGCGGCGGCTTTGGCCACTTTTATGCCTATGCGCCAGTAAAAATAGAGTATGCGATTAACCGTTTTACCATGGAAGCGAAGCGCCAATTGGATGTGTTGGATAAACAATTGGCTGAGCATACCTATATTGCCGGTGACGAATACAGCATTGCCGATATTGCTATTTGGCCTTGGTATGGCAATTTAGTATTAGGCCAAACCTACGGCGCGGCGGAGTTTTTAGACGTCAATGCTTACGTGCATGTGCAGCGTTGGGCGAAAGAGATTGCCAAACGTGCGGCGGTACAAAGAGGACGCATCGTTAATCGCACTTCGGCACAAGGGGGGCTGTTTGTAGAACATCGCCACAGTGCAGCGGATATAGATGCGGTGCTGAGCCGCTAG
- a CDS encoding CoA transferase subunit B, with translation MALTRAQMAQRVAQELRDGFYVNLGIGIPTLVANYVPAGIEVMLQSENGLLGMGAFPTADKLDADMINAGKQTVTARLGASIFDSAQSFAMIRGGHVDLTVLGAFEVDVQGNIASWMIPGKLVKGMGGAMDLVAGASNIIVTMTHASKDGESKLLPQCQLPLTGAGCIKRVLTDLAYLEINDGAFILKERAPGVSVEQIKALTAGKLIVPELVPEMRFDT, from the coding sequence ATGGCATTAACACGAGCACAAATGGCGCAGCGGGTGGCCCAAGAATTAAGAGACGGTTTTTATGTCAATCTCGGCATTGGCATCCCCACCTTAGTGGCCAACTATGTGCCCGCTGGCATAGAAGTGATGCTGCAATCAGAAAATGGTTTGCTGGGCATGGGGGCTTTCCCCACCGCAGACAAACTAGATGCAGATATGATCAACGCCGGCAAACAAACCGTGACCGCACGCCTCGGCGCTTCTATTTTTGACTCGGCCCAATCCTTTGCCATGATCCGCGGCGGGCACGTGGACTTAACCGTGCTCGGCGCCTTTGAGGTAGACGTGCAGGGTAATATCGCCTCTTGGATGATCCCAGGTAAGTTGGTTAAAGGCATGGGCGGCGCCATGGATTTAGTGGCAGGCGCCAGCAATATTATCGTGACCATGACCCACGCCTCAAAAGACGGCGAGTCTAAACTCTTGCCTCAATGCCAACTGCCACTCACCGGTGCAGGCTGCATTAAGCGAGTCCTTACGGATTTAGCCTACTTAGAAATCAATGACGGCGCCTTTATTTTAAAAGAACGAGCGCCCGGGGTGAGTGTAGAGCAGATAAAAGCGCTGACCGCCGGTAAACTTATAGTGCCAGAGCTGGTTCCCGAAATGCGCTTTGATACTTAA